In the Solanum stenotomum isolate F172 unplaced genomic scaffold, ASM1918654v1 scaffold31754, whole genome shotgun sequence genome, CAAGCCATCAACACTAATAAGTACATATGAGATACCAATTGGTCCGCTGCCGGATGAAGAAGATTGGAATATACCTGATAGTGTGTTAAACGAAGTTGTTTTTCCACCTAAATACAAGCGACCACCAGGGAGGCCAAAGAAGAGCAGACATAAGAACATGAGTGAAAAAATATCATCAAGTACAAATTGTTGTGGACAGTGTGGTCAAGAAGGTCACAATCGACGTACTTGTAGTTATTTTCCAATGAAGAgatgaattttcttattttcatatACATTTGGATGTTTTTTTAGTCTTGTTGGTGAAATTTAGTATTTCTGGAATTTGGTATGACTTTCCATGGATTCTATGGCAAGTATGATAAAGTTTTGGcatttttctgtttttgtttACAACAAGTTATTGACAGAAATGATACATTCGATCGATTTTATCAATGATATTGATTAGGAAATCCTATTGAATACGCGTATATAAAATCATATGTAACAAATATGACTCACATTGTGTAAAGAGGTTGTGATATTGATAGATATAATATTCATGTAGAACAGATACATGAAATAGTAGCATATGAATACTATTTCAGCTCCACTGCACTTAACGAACCATCAATATATAGTAGGTGGAACTGACCCACGTCTGtacaaattcaacttctttccATGATcattaaaatttaactaaatcTATATGTCATACTAAGCAAGATAAGTAATGTCATGAATTTAATAAGAGCTattataaataaacaaaattacatGTATAATCTAAACAACCTTTTATATAAAGATAATATAGGTTCATAACCTTACAAAAACGACAAAATGGGAATGAGAAACGACTTAGATACGTTATAACCACGTATCTTAATGTATCTAATAAAAATAACCTTAGCAAGTTCAATAAAGGGGAAATCTGAAAAAACTTCAGATGACTAATCTATATTAATCTTTTCAATGCCATCTGAATCAACAAACGTGTTCCTTGGCTTATGAGGATCTTCGTTATCACTGACTGAACCAGACGAGGCTTTTTGATTTCCATAATTCCATAAAAGTGCACCGTATCTCGAACGGTGTAGATTGGCATCAAAATTTGCTAATGGTATCGACTGTCCATCAGTCAGATACTCAGCATATGCAGCTGAATATAATCCACAGTCCCTGAAAAATCAACATTAAATTAGTAATATGAACAATCATGactaaacataaataaatatatatacaaagtgAAGAGATGCACACATTGAACCACTGGACTGTTGAACAATATTACtttgaaatataatttcaaaGGCATCTTGGACTGTTTTTCCATTGTACGCTTCAAGATTCAACCAGTCAACGCGCTCAGATTTGTCAAAGAAACCACTAAGAGTCAGATAAGAAGGCAAAAGAAATGCAATCTTAGCAATCTCTGCTTTtatcaaagagttgtgaccagCAGCCACATGCGAGTCATAAACTCTGATGCACCTGTCTTTGAGTTGTACAACTGCCAGCACCCAGTGAAATTCTTCCTTGTAATTAACAGGAATATACACCTCATCAACTTGATCCCAAGGTATACCAGCAGGTGTCCCAAAACCTTTAATGTATGAACAAATAGAATTTCCTTGGGTGAAAGCATTCTGACCAGGAACTTGAGCTTTATATGTGTGATAAATCTCATCCATGAGTGACTTAAAATGACACATTGCAGTAGTGTATCTGGGATTGCCGTTTGATTGGAACTTTGACTTCTTCCTTAAATAGTAGAAAATAACATCCATGTgctataaaaacaaaataatgaattgatGAAGATGGTCAGATAcatattacaaaataaaatctgTTGTTGGTCTTAATACAGAAATAATTTTGTTCCAGATACATATTACAAAATGAGAATACTTATGTCTGATTATTGAGATACATATCATATTAGGATCATAACAGTAACATAATGAATTATATTAAGAGATACATCATGTATCTAAGTTGTATACACGACACAAACTAAAAAgctatgtaattttttacaaaaaataaataattacctCAGCATTCCAATAATTGCCTGCAACTGACATGGTGTAAAACCAATTTTTTGTCTTTGCAAATGCGACAACAAAGTCGAGATGTTGATCGAGATCATAATCTTTCTTCCTATAATGCTCATCCTTTGTTTTCCTGAAATGTAAAAGAAATTGGAATTATACTTTTCTAGATATAAATCAAACAATCAGCTTCTTACGATATGTGATACTCAGAAATAAATCACATATACGTACTTGTTGGCATGAGTCTTTAGAAGCCCAGCTTGTAACCACACAGAATATTCTTGAAACAATTCAAGCGGATGGGGGCCAACGATGAAATATGATTGAAATggatgaatttgagaaaaagtatCTGATACAACTTTGGTGCCTGATCCAGATCCAAATTCAGTAACATATGGTGATTTGTTTCATCTTCCAGGTAGCCTATTCCTTTGAACTGGCGTCTCTGTGAACACTGTTGATGTACGTACAACAATTTTGGTTTCTGGTATCTGAGATGAAAGGGCACTGTcactaataaaaaattcaaaattggtGTTTGTATCTGAAAGTACTGCACTCAATGGGAGTACACAGATTGGCTCCAACTGATCTTGCTCCTGTGAAGTTGATTTGCGAACTTTTGAATTGCTTATAGGTATGTAATTTGATGCAACTGGCACGTCTTTATCAGATTCATGTAattccttaaaataaatataaaatcagTCAAATATACATCATATAGCTAGCTATCTGAATTACTTGTATTTCTTGTTAATTTGTTATACCTCATATTGACCTGCTTGATGTATCTCGTCTGTGAAAGCCTTTTTTGTTCGACCAGATACATTAGATTGAACCATGTAATCCTGATGATCATCCTTTGATATTCAAACTTACAAAGTTGTAATTTATTGACATTACGAGAAGTACTGTATCTATAATATATCATGCAGAAATCGTGTATCTGTGTATGGTAGTTGTGTATCTGATAActaaatgaataaaatgtgCATACTAAAGAATTGAAAACTTGTGTAATGATATAGACATAAGatattaatgaataaataatcaTGAATACATGAATTATTGTTGATACCTTTGATATGTGGACACCCTGAACTTCTTCTATGGTAGCTTTCTTTGTGTCACCACTGCCATTACCTTCACCATGTGTATTGTATGGAACTGCATTATTGTGTGAACCATCACCATCACTACTTTGAATAGCACTTCCTGGaccctaaaaaaaaatttagattaCATTAAAGTTCAAATGTAttatgtgttatatttttagtatattatACAGAATACGGTTAGATAACCTTATActccatatttttcttttctttgatagCGTCAAATATGACTTTGAACATGTCTTGCATGTACATACGCAGATCAACAAATTGTTTTTCCACCTAACAAACAAAGAATGCATTTGTtacaaacttaaaaaaaaaaacacacacacacacacacatatatataaactGAACACGTTTTTACCATATCCTTTAAGTTGTTGATATCCTTCCGAAGCAAAGAAAACTCTTTTTGACTGGAACTGTAATCCTCTTCTGTGTTTTTGGACTGTGGACTTTGCACTTGGATGTTGTGAGTTAGCTCGTGATAAGAAGTGGTGCACTCCTTTTCAGCGGACTTGTGAGGATTATCGAAAACTGAACTAATTAAGGGTTCTTTTCCCTCGCTGATCACTGTTTCAGGTGTATGACTACACATATCATGATTGTCAAATTTAGCAGCATGTGATGTGCCATCCAACTTTTGTTTCTTATGCGGCTGCGCTGATGAAGATCCAGACAAATTAGACACCATGTACACATTTGATGGAGGTGGAGTAGTAAAATCCTCAAATCCATCAGGAACAACAGAAGTGACAACTTGATTTGGAGCAATGTCAGATACATGAGTTAGGTCATAGACTGCCAATTCAGTTGGAGACGGAGAAATGTTACTAAATGAGACCTGAAAATTTACAATATACGTTTCAGATACATATTAAAAGAATAAATGGAAACATAAAACAATAATAGCTACTAATTGTGAAAAATAACATCGCaacatatgaaatttgattaatacaaaaggatacatgtatctgacaTCATATTTAATAGACATTTCCAGATAAATATACTTACTCTGTTGCTTGTGTTGATAAATATGCTTTCCATGATGGTGTTGAATTTGGGCATTGGATCAATAACACGCCAGTTCAGAATTCTGGGAATTATATTAGCATGATGAACAGCTAATGTGGGGGGGGAGTTGCATGCAGCACTCGTAAATCCATACTTGTATAGCATATGGCATTCCCGCTTGACGATACAATTGCTTTGTATAGTTTAATTTGTGCCTATATGTTCTCATCAATTCTTTGAATGATATCTTTCCCCATGGAAACTGATTGTCTGTCCCATTATCAACAATCACAAAATCTCTTATAGGGATAGTATCATTCTGCTGTGAGAAGATAAAATTGTATATGAAGTACAATATCGCAATCTTTACAGCATCTTCATTGTTACTTCCCCACCTCTTATCATGGAAGCACTTATTAAGGTCCTCCTTCTTTACAATTTTCGCACCATAAAAATAATCGACTAACAAACTACTGTTAGAATTATCATCAACCTGGAAATCATTTTCATTACCGGTGCACTTGAGCCCAGTAATCAGAGCAAACTCAGCAATAGTGAAACGCAGGATAGACCCATTAGCACATATCCAAAATTCATTAGGATTATCTTGATCAACTTCAAGTGTCATCAAGCAACGATGTAATTGTGCTTGAAATGAGCATTCTGGAATATCTAGATACATCCCAAAACATGTCTGCCTAAACATGTCAAGTTGTTCAACAGTAAGGATCTTCTTAAAGTCTTTAACAATGCCATCCTTTGTAGAACTAACAATACGCAGAGGATGAACAGGGGGGGTTTTAAGAAACAACTCATACTCCTACAAAAGCACAAAAAATTGTATACTATGTGTTAGCATCCTTGTGTATCTCGAGTTTGTATTTTACTCtatattgtataattattaagAAATTGGGAGATTATATAACTGTATAAATCACTACATTGAGATACAACTGACAGTCATATCAAGATATAATTCACAAACCCCAAATTCATATAAAAGATTCAAACATATGATAGACACTtgaaatataacactactattcGGGTAATATTCATCATATGTAATTTCCCAAAtcaaaaaatgtttaaaaatcacaatatacactaaaaaataaaacattttgcATGTCATATCCATGAATCtttgttataaaataacaatatattaaaaagcAGGGACCCATACCTGTATCTGGTTAGCATCCATTGCGTACTCTTGTTGAACTAAAGATTGATATCCTACAGCCATTACAAAATGGTTaatgaaaagaaacaaataaaaaaatcttttatgaGAAATTTATTGTTCATTAAAAATACCCATAACAATATTCATACtattttctgaattatgagCCATTAAAATGGAATggagaaataataatataaaaaccCTACAATAAATCGGCTAGAAAAAATCTAAAGCATCGAATCAAATACATGATACAATTGAAAACAAATATACAATaggaaaaactaaagaaaatctTACTTTGCCACTTTAACTAATGCTGATTATGTAGAGTTTGATTTGAATTTAGCACATGCAAAAGGGAATAAAAATGATTAAGGAAGAAGGGATACGTGTGGAGTGGGAATgagatacaatttttttttgtgataggGGTAGGAAACGtttaatgaagaagaagaaggggtaGTGGTGGGATACGTGAGGTATCTGTTTTGGGATTGGGGAGGGAAATGGCTGAAAAGAATAAAGagaaattaatttgaattgttAGTGTCCTACTAATCGAGGAGATgtaattttaagataattatacATTATCATTTTTAAAGGGATTGTGTAtctgatttaatttttttttaaatatggtatattttttaaaaggtgGTAttctatgtaatatttttaaagtagagataaaatatgtatatgtgGTAGTTAAGTATGTCTAGATAGGTAgtttttcctaattaaaattatatttagttaccgtaaaattaaattaaatgggtCTAAATCTAAGTATtgatatttgtatatatttatttaattaataattagcgATTATTGTGGTATTGACTaatactttatttttgtttatttaagaTGTTGTGTAACTGCCGTACAATTATTCTAATTGTAATTATTGACATGTGtcaatatttgtttaaataattatttattattgattattttaaattatttaaaatttaagattttaaaaaattgttgtaattattgacatgtgtcaatatttatttagataattatttataaaaaattgtggtaatgacatgtgtcattttttcttctccttttatatatagatggattgttttaactatttatttttaaagaaaaatatttatgttttaccAATTTACCtttgtaatattattattttaaaattaattaatttaatacacATCCTTTTTACTATTACGGTGTTGATATTGATAAAAATGAGCGTACTGCTGTTGCCATCAAAGTTGTGGAAAAACCACCATTATCATGCATCGGAAATCATTGGTCGATTTGGTTTTTACGTacatcaccaaaatatttatatcagtcttatctgcaaatttttgaggtatgaaaaagaattataaCAAAGATTGGTTATTCTCAATTTTAAACTCAATAAACCATGTATTATTACCTTCAATTgaacatacatattttttagaaatatccatttaaatattttcactGTTTATTCTCATTTTCTCATGCTACAAAATCCAATCAATTCAACATAATTATTTGAGATAGACATGCTAATAATCATTCTAGATTCAATATACCTGAATCCGTTCATATTAGTAATTATTTCGCTATCCTAATACAAAGCAATCATCACGCTACGTTTAAAGTTCGTCATTTACACATAAAattaagacttttttttttataatcaataaatcagaaaaaacaattttaaagctATAATAGTGACTTAACCTAATAGGATATATTAACTTGCAACTTATATAACTCATATATACCTGATGAAGACTTCAACAATGAGATATACAGGTAAAAATTTCGCTGAATATTGTTGGAATATGCAAAACATTTCTTACaacatgttttattttataatcttaTGTGGTCAAGTTAGAGAATGGAGGAATATGACTTTAACAGAGTGTCCAGTCACGATTTTAAAGTAAAACGTTACTGTCAGTAACATTTTACAGCTAGATTTGCAGAATTCGATGACCCGTGATTAGATTCTTAAGAAACGTTACTGTGAGTAACGTTTTAGATGTAAAATGTGTCTTGGAGTAAAGTATTATAAAACGTTACTCAGAGTAACGTATTACGCTGAAAACGTTACCCCGAGTGACATTTCTTAACTTAACCCATCAACAACAAATATTTCAcacaacttaatttttaaaataaaatataccctAAAACGTTATTGATATGttagttttgtaatttttttattataaaaaaccgttttattttgataaattaatttaaataatggcttaatttgatcaaaaattaaaaaaaaacaccgTCCAAACTGAAGGATAACGAAAAATCCCGATCTAGCATGTATTTATAGAACTATTTTTCGCTTCTACACATTCACTATGTCGCATCGCCCATTTTTGTGACACATTCAGTGTGAATGGTGTCATGTTGTACTGCCTATTAATTTCTCGAACATTTAGATGAATCTTTAATGCTCAATTTTTAGTAAACCGCTCATAACTTATTGTACGAATTCTCGATTGGCGAATGATTTGAAATGTTGAGACCCAAACTCATTTTTCCTTAATTAGGATGATATATATCTCACCGCACATGAAATGATATATTCAGAGTCTGGAATGaatcatatatatttatctAGTCCAAATATAACCCGAACTTAATTACAACGTGTTACACAGCTAATTTTTGATAATTacagaaaatttattttaccaaatGAGAGTGATGTACACAGAAAAAACACAACAATTGACCCCTGGGACACctatgctaaaaaaaaaaaacaccaaaacaataagtataatacataaatgtgtcctTAACTTGGTATCAATTGATATCTATGCCTTTTAATTTTGGGTATGCAAAAGTAGCCACTTAAaccttgtataaaattgaataaatagacacattcgtcctacatgacaattttgtgtcatgtggtgtcctacatgtattatgacATGTAGGACGCGTACACACCCAAAATTGAAAGGTATAGATGCAAGCTGAAGCCAAGTCAAatgatacatttatatattatgcctataaaatatatacaactagCCGTCACAATTTTGAACATTTCAGTAGATGCCACTTTGCTACTGGCATGGAGAGACATTCATGTTAATTCATGAATTTCTTTGTGCTCCTCTATTTTATCATGGAAAATatatcaagtttttttttgtaatttgggCACTTATAACTTAATTGTTGCAtctataaattaattagtttgattttgaatatgGAACTTCAAGATGGCTAATATCTTTGGATTTTCATTGAGATACTACTATTATTATATATGCTCATGTTAGTGTATTTCTAGTGACCAAGTTATCTTATTTAACTTGACTAACACttaattattcaattatgtcaaaaagggggaaatagAGGAGATCAGGTGCACATGAAGTTTTTACTAATCAAAGAATCTAGTCATGTGCAAATTATTGACTATGTTTATAGGAAACATGATTGAACTTAACCTAACCACTTAGAAGGTTTCATTGAGTGGAAGGTGAACTTCAGATAGAATTAGATGAGATCACAATTCACATATTTTACTAAGTCATATTTGTTGATCAAGTTTGGTTCGAGTTGAACATGAAATTTTCTATGGATTTAATATCATAATCAAAAGAGAGAATTTGTTGAACTATGTTAAATACGAAGTTTTGATATGATTGacaaacattatataaaattcaaatctttAACATGTCGTCTCAGTTAATTGATGGAAAATCCCTATCATGGCTACTAAAAGAAATGAATTATAAAAGTTTTTATGAAGCGAAGAAATCAGACCCTTCACAACTAGAAAGTGTAAGGTACCCGAGTTAGTCCGATGCTTTTGATTCTATTATATAGTTGTAATCTGAAATTGCTCAAATTTTTAGTAGGGATTTTAGATAAATCATATTAAGGTAGGTCGTGATCTTTTACTTCCTTAAACAAGGAATTTAAGAACCTGGTTCTTCAATGCATGCATGTGGATATCATAAAATAACAATAGCAGAGAAAATTTATCTTATTAATAAATAAGATTTAGGTAGATACTGGTATATGTATAATGGATTTCCCACTAATAATTGTAATTAAAATACTTCAACACTGTTTtacatcaattaattaaattcatagtTTCATTAGTTCCACCATAGAAGAGAAAAGTTAAGAAAAAACTTAACCCAAACAACAAAATTCGTCTCAGAGTCGTTTTCCTGGCTGGAACACTTATACAAACTCCTGTATCAATTATTTTCATTCCTCTCGTTAGATCGATCGAAAAATAACCAAAGTAAGAGCTTGTCCAAGAGAGAAAGCAAGTAGAAAAGACAAAGAAAGATTTactaataaaattgaacaaaaaaaaatattaaatttataaaagaattgaTTCCTATAAATACTAAGTCCactttttcatgaaaatagaGCAAATGGACTGCAATCTTGACATTTACAAAATTCTTGTATACACATTTCATAAACAAATCAATGAACCCTCCTACATACatctaaaaatgaaaaacaaaaaagaaaaaaagaagaagttatatatagagagaggaAATAATTTTTGGTCCTATAAAAAGCGGAATTTGTGCTTGTGGAAATTATCAAGtaatcatattaatttaattgacCTCATGTATAGTATGTAAGGCAGGCCTCCATGAGCGATGATGCAACTCTAGACCTTCATCGACGTTCATCAACTTTGTCAATAATTGATGTATCGATAGACCTTCTATGTCTGCCTTACTCATCAACTCTAATAATTGCTTCTTTGTGATTTTTATCTTTACCTCTTTTATTATAGGCATCGAAGAATGAATACTTTCCTTATTATTTTCTCCAACGAGAAAATAATCTTCCTCTAATTTCATGGTATTATTATGACAATAGAAATGATCCTTGTTAGTTTCTGGCTCTTTTGATGAAATCGATTCTTTTTTCATGCAATTCCCCATATAATATTGTTGGTGTTGATATCTAGTGGATATATACTCTTTTCTCTTTTAGTATAATCAGAATATTTATGAATTGCTGTAGCTAAGCAagtttttaatttctttgtaaAGATGAGTAGTGACATAGTATTTATAATACGAAATATTAAGACATAGACAtagttcacatttttttattgaagaaaAGGGTTAACACAATGACTGCGTTGTCCAACTTGGCCGGTGATGAGATTTTGATAACATTGTgcaattatcattttttttcgtCTTGACACAAAAACacgaaatttaaataaataaaatgattttttttaattttcgatCTTAAATCAAAGATatatcaaatgtatcaaaatgtcttttaatttgatcTTAAACTTGTTAGAtagaaagttaaaattaaagaattaccaaaaaaagaacaGAGACATTTTCCTTTTTGAAACAGAGTAAAGAGAAAAGTAGgacatacaaatttaaattgagAGTACACTAAATACTAAACCACTAGCTCCCAATGTTTCAATTCAAGTATTTTAGTTTAACTGAGctcaaaatttgagaaataaagatttttgaaaaaaatatatgaaaaaattacagaaatcccatCTTTTAGTTTGCTTAtcaccattatcccctataaattttacaaatctccaaaatccctcattttcgcgcatcagattaatgtatctcgcgcatcaaattagtgtatcatgtataaaatgtaatgtatcttacttaacgattaatgtatctcgcggatcagattaatgtatcaacgcttatattattgtatccgtttgagggatttctgtaattataaacttttaagggatagattgtaattttgccttaaaagtatgtgatttctgtaatttgcccaaaATATATAGTCTAAAATTTAAGAAGTGTGTAATCCTCTAAATCTTGTGATTTGAAGCTTTTTACTTAAAatgttgaaattagaaatttggGGCAGATTCTTAAGAAGAGTATGACACTTAGATTGAAATGAAGAGGGTATTAATTCAGAGTAATTATTTTCGTATAAGTGAATTACTATTCGCTTCGCTCATTTTTACTTATTGAATGAACTTCTCGAATGAAAAAGAGATGTTCACTTTTGCTTATTCAATTTAGCAAATTAAGAGACATATCACTTAATTTCTAATCTATCTTTATTattaactaaaattatttttcaatacattttccaaaatattgaatttattttattcaatatattctttattttattagatattttttaaaaaaatatgtcaagtcaaatataaacaaataaaaatgaacggagaaagCATGATATATTAGAGCAAAAGATGATATTCGAGAAAGAAacataaaaagatgaaaaagtcAAGAAGCCGGTTAGCCACGAGGCAAAATTGTATTAAGCAGATAATTAGATGTGAACATAATTATATTAACTTCACAAattatatttcatgttttgtCTTTCCAGAAGCAATTATGAATTAATCAACTTTAGATTAAAACTAGGGAACATGTCCGCGCTTCGCGCGAGGATTAATAGATATGTGTTAGgatgttttttattttggattAATTATATCATTATATTATTTGAGCATATCATTATCTTTTCATTTGAAATGATGATACATAATGAAACTTATCAAATTTAGTATCTAATTAATGTGAATAATACATTCTTAATGAATAAGTCAGAATATATACTCtactaaaaaaatactttattttcattgctataatatataaatac is a window encoding:
- the LOC125852032 gene encoding uncharacterized protein LOC125852032 translates to MAVGYQSLVQQEYAMDANQIQEYELFLKTPPVHPLRIVSSTKDGIVKDFKKILTVEQLDMFRQTCFGMYLDIPECSFQAQLHRCLMTLEVDQDNPNEFWICANGSILRFTIAEFALITGLKCTGNENDFQVDDNSNSSLLVDYFYGAKIVKKEDLNKCFHDKRWGSNNEDAVKIAILYFIYNFIFSQQNDTIPIRDFVIVDNGTDNQFPWGKISFKELMRTYRHKLNYTKQLYRQAGMPYAIQVSFSNISPSPTELAVYDLTHVSDIAPNQVVTSVVPDGFEDFTTPPPSNVYMVSNLSGSSSAQPHKKQKLDGTSHAAKFDNHDMCSHTPETVISEGKEPLISSVFDNPHKSAEKECTTSYHELTHNIQVQSPQSKNTEEDYSSSQKEFSLLRKDINNLKDMVEKQFVDLRMYMQDMFKVIFDAIKEKKNMEYKGPGSAIQSSDGDGSHNNAVPYNTHGEGNGSGDTKKATIEEVQGVHISKDDHQDYMVQSNVSGRTKKAFTDEIHQAGQYEELHESDKDVPVASNYIPISNSKVRKSTSQEQDQLEPICVLPLSAVLSDTNTNFEFFISDSALSSQIPETKIVVRTSTVFTETPVQRNRLPGR
- the LOC125852031 gene encoding uncharacterized protein LOC125852031; this translates as MSIIGRKIMISINISTLLSHLQRQKIGFTPCQLQAIIGMLRDCGLYSAAYAEYLTDGQSIPLANFDANLHRSRYGALLWNYGNQKASSGSVSDNEDPHKPRNTFVDSDGIEKINID